Within Hydractinia symbiolongicarpus strain clone_291-10 chromosome 11, HSymV2.1, whole genome shotgun sequence, the genomic segment ataaagacttaaaaatatagataaaagaCTGAAAAGAAACCAAAACATGATTATTTACAACTTAGTGGATAAATTATAGAAGCAGTTTATGGATCATAATCGATTTTAACATTTGCACCAATCCCCCTTTCTAATAAAGCTTAACCCTGGCACCGCAGagcttctttttctctttttgatactAGTCGTCCTGGTATAAAGAAAACACAAAGCGCGATTTTTTAATCCGATTTGCAGAACTTTCTTGGGAAATATGCGTCAAGTCCGCCATTTATGAAATGTAATCCCCACTATTCCGATTAAGAAATATTACGTTTAGTTTTCTGGCTAACAggagaagaagaaagaaaatttttcttATCAGTCATATCGACTTTTATTGAAGAACACACTATATGTGTATGTTCACACACATTTTAAGCCTCAAGTTAGCAAGTGacacagaaaattatttttagaatagATGTTGAGCCCCGTGCGTACTTGACTTCAATGGTGATTTTCGTGAAATTTCACTCCGAGTCAGACGTGGCACGAGAAAGAGCTGGACGTTAGAAAGTTTTAGTTAACTGTCATTAACaaaaacatatacaatgagtGCTGCTGGAAACCTTGTAACTGTGCTTCGCAAGCTTTACGATGAGTATAATGACAAAACTccacaaaaacttaaaattgtagACGCATTCTTACTTTATGTGATGCTGACTGGAATATTTCAATTCCTGTATTGTTGTCTTGTTGGTACTTTTCCATTCAATTCCTTTTTATCCGGATTTATATCATGTGTTGGTACATTTGTTCTTGGAGGTATGTTTATTTATATGGGGCTGTCTCAATATATAAGGCCATAGAAAATAACAACACAGTTTCTTGTCCtaacagtcagggtaaacacctaattagttaggcggcatgacctaattaggcgagTCGTTTACTTAGACGAtgtgatgtagtttaattaggctactcgtagtctaactaggcgaacgaaaactttctgttgtaaatacgcCGAAATCATTGTGTTTCGCACTAGCTACAACTTTTATGTGAACCAAATCTGTTCACTTTGCAaataattttgaccaattatcgtcttatttgcatcgcgcattggtaagttatggcccaaacctcgtgtggcactatttgttg encodes:
- the LOC130613843 gene encoding dolichyl-diphosphooligosaccharide--protein glycosyltransferase subunit DAD1-like gives rise to the protein MSAAGNLVTVLRKLYDEYNDKTPQKLKIVDAFLLYVMLTGIFQFLYCCLVGTFPFNSFLSGFISCVGTFVLGVCLRVQSNPRNRMEFKGISPERAFADFIFANVILHLVVMNFIG